The following coding sequences lie in one Nitrospirota bacterium genomic window:
- the pnp gene encoding polyribonucleotide nucleotidyltransferase, producing the protein MTRLELTIRDKTLILETGQIARQSDGAVVVRYGDTVVLASVVADKKTKEAADFFPLTIDYQEKAYAAGKIPGGFFKREGRPSEKEVLTSRLIDRPLRPLFPDGFFSETQGIASVLSYGSENISDVLGIIGMSSALMVSNIPFDGPVSAVRVGLLEGRFIINPDMEESESLDMNLIVAGTEEAVLMVEGGGLEVSESTLLEAIDFAHHEIRHICALQKELRLQSGKPKRPIQPVTVDEGLRENVKAYIMEQLKDAVKIQGKLKRQETLDLILNDTIKHFTPEGDLARDVSYIFYDMEKRLVRDAIMNEGIRADERKPDEIRDIRCIVGILPRAHGSSLFVRGETQALVVSTLGTSDDEQRIDALEGESYKAFMLHYNFLPFSVGEVKPLRSPGRREIGHGALAERALRSVIPSKEVFPYTIRVVSDILESNGSSSMATVCGATLALMDAGVPITAPVAGIAMGLVIEGDKTVILTDILGLEDHLGDMDFKVAGTQKGITAFQMDVKISGVKREVLEEALGKAKEGRLFILNKMKEAIPAPRDVLSTHAPRIYTMRVKQEKIRDVIGTGGKVIRGIVEQTGAKINIGDDGVVNIASSDEASAQKAIEIIKGIVAEAEIGKVYIGKVKRIMDFGAFVEIMPGTEGLLHISQISHKRIEKVTDELHEGDEVTVKVIEIDRVGKIRLSRKEVLKKA; encoded by the coding sequence AAGATTCCCGGTGGATTTTTCAAAAGGGAAGGAAGGCCCTCTGAAAAAGAGGTTCTCACATCTCGTTTAATAGACCGTCCTTTAAGACCTCTTTTCCCCGATGGGTTTTTTTCAGAGACACAGGGTATTGCCTCTGTCCTTTCATATGGCAGTGAAAACATATCCGATGTCTTAGGGATAATCGGTATGTCCTCTGCCCTGATGGTGTCCAACATCCCTTTTGATGGACCTGTCTCTGCCGTAAGGGTGGGACTTCTTGAGGGAAGATTTATCATAAACCCCGATATGGAAGAGTCCGAAAGTCTTGACATGAACCTTATAGTGGCTGGAACAGAGGAGGCAGTTCTCATGGTAGAGGGTGGAGGTCTTGAGGTCTCGGAAAGCACCCTTCTTGAGGCAATCGATTTTGCGCACCATGAGATAAGGCATATCTGTGCTTTACAGAAAGAGTTAAGATTGCAGAGTGGTAAGCCAAAAAGACCGATTCAGCCGGTTACTGTCGATGAAGGGCTTAGGGAAAATGTAAAAGCATACATAATGGAGCAACTCAAGGATGCAGTGAAGATTCAGGGAAAACTGAAACGCCAGGAGACATTAGATTTAATCCTTAACGATACTATCAAGCATTTTACTCCAGAGGGTGACCTTGCAAGGGATGTCTCCTATATATTCTATGATATGGAAAAGAGGCTCGTAAGGGATGCAATAATGAATGAAGGCATCAGGGCAGACGAAAGAAAGCCCGATGAAATAAGGGATATAAGGTGCATTGTCGGAATACTTCCGAGGGCTCATGGCTCATCTCTTTTTGTAAGGGGTGAGACACAGGCACTTGTGGTCTCTACATTAGGCACATCCGATGACGAGCAGAGGATAGATGCACTTGAGGGCGAAAGCTATAAGGCATTTATGCTTCACTATAATTTCCTTCCCTTCAGCGTCGGAGAGGTCAAGCCACTTCGCTCACCGGGAAGGCGCGAAATCGGACATGGAGCTTTAGCAGAAAGGGCACTGAGGTCCGTTATACCTTCAAAAGAGGTCTTTCCATATACCATCAGGGTCGTCTCTGACATCTTAGAGTCAAACGGCTCGTCCTCTATGGCTACCGTCTGTGGTGCAACCCTTGCCCTGATGGATGCAGGTGTCCCTATTACAGCGCCTGTTGCAGGCATAGCCATGGGGCTTGTCATAGAAGGAGATAAAACAGTTATTCTTACAGACATCTTAGGGCTCGAGGACCATTTAGGCGACATGGACTTTAAGGTCGCAGGCACCCAAAAGGGGATAACTGCATTCCAGATGGATGTGAAGATAAGTGGAGTAAAAAGGGAAGTGCTCGAGGAAGCCTTGGGAAAGGCAAAAGAAGGAAGGCTCTTTATACTAAATAAGATGAAAGAGGCAATCCCTGCACCGAGAGATGTGCTTTCCACACATGCACCGAGAATCTATACTATGCGGGTAAAGCAGGAAAAGATAAGGGATGTAATCGGAACAGGAGGAAAGGTTATCCGGGGAATCGTAGAGCAGACAGGCGCTAAGATAAACATTGGCGATGACGGTGTAGTCAATATTGCATCCTCTGATGAGGCATCCGCACAAAAGGCAATAGAGATAATAAAAGGCATTGTCGCAGAAGCAGAGATAGGAAAGGTTTACATCGGCAAGGTAAAACGCATCATGGACTTTGGTGCATTTGTGGAGATAATGCCTGGAACAGAGGGGCTCCTTCATATCTCCCAGATATCCCACAAACGCATCGAAAAAGTGACAGATGAGCTTCACGAAGGAGACGAGGTCACTGTAAAGGTTATCGAGATAGACAGAGTAGGCAAGATAAGGTTAAGCAGAAAAGAGGTATTGAAAAAGGCATAG
- a CDS encoding insulinase family protein → MFKKAHLDNGMPLVMKQLKNMHSVSLGVWVKVGSRNEPPHKNGISHFLEHMFFKGTKKRSSRDISVDVDYMGGDLNAFTSKESTTFYIKVLDEYLDKGISLLSDIFLHSTFPEEEIEKEKGVIKEEIKMVEDTPEDYVHDLFSQAVWGNVGIGQPILGRTDTIKTITREDLINYIKKFYGTKDTLLACAGNFEPERLVDTLNRRFGTLRQGSEPDTGGYPEFHAGQNIHSKDCSEVHICLAAEGIPQASPERYCLSALNAILGAGVSSILFQEIREKRGLVYSIHSFLASYFDTGLWGVYAGCSRKNVNEVLDLILREFKGLPESVGYSELERAKKQLRGNLILGLESTSAMMHNIARQEIYYGRYYSLEELIKEIDSLTLSSLKGLSERLIKGKGITLTILGPVDKDSIQVQL, encoded by the coding sequence ATGTTCAAAAAGGCACATCTTGACAACGGCATGCCCCTGGTCATGAAGCAGTTGAAAAACATGCACTCGGTCTCGCTGGGCGTATGGGTCAAGGTCGGCTCAAGAAACGAGCCTCCACATAAAAACGGAATCTCCCATTTCCTTGAACATATGTTCTTCAAAGGCACTAAAAAGCGCTCCTCGAGGGATATATCGGTGGATGTAGATTACATGGGTGGTGACCTCAATGCATTTACATCAAAGGAAAGCACAACCTTTTATATAAAAGTCCTCGATGAATACCTTGACAAAGGTATAAGCCTGCTTTCCGATATATTCCTCCATTCCACATTCCCCGAGGAGGAGATAGAAAAGGAAAAAGGAGTTATCAAAGAAGAGATAAAGATGGTCGAGGATACACCCGAGGACTATGTCCATGATTTGTTTAGTCAGGCAGTCTGGGGCAATGTGGGAATAGGACAGCCTATCTTAGGCAGAACAGATACGATTAAGACAATCACGAGGGAAGACCTAATCAACTATATCAAAAAGTTCTACGGCACAAAAGACACGCTCCTTGCCTGTGCAGGCAACTTTGAGCCCGAAAGACTTGTCGATACCCTTAATCGCCGTTTTGGAACTTTAAGGCAGGGCTCTGAGCCAGACACCGGAGGGTATCCTGAATTCCATGCAGGCCAGAATATTCATTCAAAGGACTGCTCAGAGGTCCATATCTGTCTTGCGGCTGAGGGGATTCCACAGGCAAGCCCTGAGAGATACTGCCTTTCTGCCTTAAATGCCATACTGGGAGCAGGCGTAAGCTCAATACTATTTCAGGAGATAAGGGAAAAAAGAGGGCTTGTATACTCCATCCATTCTTTTTTAGCATCTTATTTCGATACAGGGCTCTGGGGAGTTTATGCAGGCTGTAGCAGAAAAAATGTAAACGAGGTCTTAGATCTGATACTAAGAGAGTTTAAAGGACTCCCTGAATCGGTCGGCTATTCTGAGCTTGAGAGGGCAAAAAAACAACTAAGGGGCAACCTTATCTTAGGATTAGAGTCCACATCCGCAATGATGCATAACATAGCCCGACAGGAAATCTATTACGGCAGATATTATTCTTTAGAGGAGCTGATAAAAGAGATAGATTCCCTGACTCTTTCGTCTTTAAAGGGGCTTTCCGAACGGCTCATAAAGGGCAAGGGCATAACCCTCACTATACTTGGCCCTGTGGATAAAGACTCTATTCAGGTTCAGCTCTGA
- a CDS encoding heavy metal translocating P-type ATPase yields MKVIDPVCGMTIEDTSSKGKSTYKGTTYYFCSTMCKERFDKDPESFLGKKPLIKPKMTKVSSMEALISETKKAIGEMAKDPICGMVIPKERSIKREMAGRQYYFCSEDCVRTFEAPEAELKSMKRRVAIALTGVLALAVFRAAVFLGLAAGATVLTWVPIPWLPWFTWGVWLFIITTPIMVFGGKGFFIGAYHAIKKRVANMDLLIALGTSTAYIYSAFVVFFPKILPGEEKNVYFEVSAIIIAFVLLGKYMEEIIKKRSSAAIRKLLDLKPQTAKVIRDGEEVEIPAESIMVNEAVVVRPGEKIPTDGVVIEGHSSVDEKMLTGESVPVEKKSGDEVIGGTMNKVGSFKFRASRIGADTTLSQIIRLVEEAQASSVGIQRLADKVASYFVPSVIGIAILTALIWLIMANPTMALLSFVAVLIIACPCALGIATPAALMVGVGKGAELGILIRGAEYLERAEKLSSIVFDKTGTLTKGQPEVVEILPSLELGVKEDEVLQTASIAEKGSEHPLAEAIVKMAQMKGLSIPDAESFEAVPGHGVKALYDGSEIAIGNRRLIADMGVDIGDKEIAISGLEKKGNTVMIVVREKKLIGLIAVSDTLKEHAEDVIRELKTEGIEVVMLTGDNERTAKAIGFRVGIEKIVSNILPGDKAKVIKDLQAEGKVVAMVGDGINDAPALAQADIGIAIGSGSDIAKETGGIILVRDDLRDVIKGIKLSRATMRKIKQNLFWAFGYNTIAIPVAAFGLLNPIVAAAAMALSSLSVVTNSALLKTVKI; encoded by the coding sequence ATGAAGGTAATTGACCCTGTTTGCGGCATGACTATAGAGGACACATCTTCAAAAGGCAAATCCACTTATAAAGGCACTACATATTATTTCTGCTCGACCATGTGCAAGGAGAGATTTGACAAAGACCCTGAGTCTTTCCTAGGCAAAAAACCACTTATAAAGCCAAAGATGACAAAAGTCTCTTCAATGGAGGCATTGATTTCCGAAACAAAGAAGGCAATTGGAGAGATGGCAAAAGACCCTATATGCGGAATGGTCATTCCAAAGGAGCGCTCCATAAAAAGGGAGATGGCAGGAAGACAGTATTATTTCTGTTCCGAGGATTGTGTGAGGACATTCGAGGCTCCTGAGGCAGAGCTTAAATCCATGAAAAGAAGGGTTGCCATTGCCCTTACAGGTGTCCTTGCACTTGCTGTTTTCAGGGCCGCCGTGTTTTTAGGGCTTGCCGCAGGTGCAACTGTTCTTACATGGGTTCCAATCCCATGGCTTCCATGGTTTACATGGGGTGTGTGGCTTTTCATTATTACAACTCCAATTATGGTATTTGGAGGAAAAGGTTTTTTTATAGGTGCATATCATGCCATAAAAAAGCGTGTAGCAAACATGGACCTCCTTATTGCATTAGGCACATCAACTGCATATATCTATAGTGCCTTTGTAGTGTTTTTCCCGAAGATTCTGCCTGGTGAGGAGAAAAATGTGTATTTCGAGGTCTCGGCTATAATCATAGCCTTTGTGCTTTTAGGAAAGTATATGGAGGAGATAATAAAAAAGAGAAGCTCTGCCGCAATCAGAAAACTGCTTGACCTCAAGCCACAGACAGCTAAGGTCATAAGGGATGGCGAAGAGGTTGAAATCCCTGCTGAATCGATTATGGTTAACGAGGCTGTAGTTGTAAGGCCCGGGGAAAAAATCCCAACTGATGGGGTTGTAATAGAGGGGCATTCCTCTGTGGACGAAAAGATGCTCACAGGAGAGAGCGTTCCTGTTGAGAAAAAATCAGGCGATGAGGTAATAGGCGGAACCATGAACAAGGTCGGCTCATTCAAGTTCAGGGCATCGAGGATTGGTGCTGACACGACATTGAGCCAGATAATCAGGCTTGTGGAGGAGGCACAGGCATCTTCTGTAGGGATACAGAGGCTTGCGGATAAGGTCGCATCGTATTTTGTGCCTTCGGTCATAGGAATTGCAATACTAACTGCCCTTATATGGCTAATCATGGCTAACCCAACCATGGCGCTTCTTTCTTTTGTTGCGGTCTTAATCATAGCCTGCCCCTGTGCATTGGGTATTGCCACGCCTGCGGCACTGATGGTTGGAGTTGGAAAGGGTGCGGAGCTTGGGATTCTCATAAGAGGAGCCGAATACTTAGAGAGGGCAGAAAAACTAAGCTCTATAGTCTTTGATAAGACAGGAACTCTCACAAAAGGACAGCCAGAGGTGGTCGAGATACTGCCCTCTTTAGAGCTTGGCGTTAAAGAAGATGAGGTTTTACAAACTGCCTCGATTGCAGAGAAAGGCTCTGAGCATCCGCTTGCAGAGGCAATAGTGAAGATGGCACAGATGAAAGGCTTGAGCATCCCTGATGCAGAGTCTTTTGAGGCTGTCCCGGGGCATGGGGTTAAGGCTCTCTATGATGGCAGTGAAATCGCAATCGGCAATAGAAGGCTGATAGCGGACATGGGTGTCGATATTGGAGATAAAGAGATAGCAATCTCAGGACTCGAAAAAAAAGGCAATACAGTGATGATTGTCGTCAGAGAAAAAAAGCTTATTGGATTGATTGCAGTTTCAGATACGCTTAAAGAGCATGCAGAGGATGTCATAAGAGAGCTTAAGACAGAAGGCATAGAGGTCGTTATGCTCACAGGGGACAACGAAAGAACTGCTAAGGCAATTGGCTTTAGAGTTGGAATCGAGAAAATCGTATCTAATATCCTTCCAGGGGATAAGGCAAAGGTCATAAAAGACCTTCAGGCAGAAGGCAAGGTAGTGGCAATGGTTGGAGATGGAATAAACGATGCACCTGCCCTTGCACAGGCAGACATTGGAATTGCAATCGGCTCTGGCTCAGATATTGCAAAGGAAACAGGTGGAATTATCCTTGTCAGGGACGACCTGAGGGATGTCATAAAGGGAATAAAATTAAGCAGGGCAACTATGCGTAAGATAAAGCAGAACCTTTTCTGGGCATTTGGCTATAACACGATTGCAATCCCGGTTGCGGCATTTGGACTGCTAAACCCTATTGTTGCGGCAGCTGCAATGGCATTAAGCTCTCTTTCCGTTGTAACAAACTCTGCCCTTTTAAAGACAGTAAAGATATAG
- a CDS encoding class I SAM-dependent methyltransferase: protein MKLNIIERLITNSPLRAFLQRHIEGPMLKKMAGKENYPLCLEIGCGRGVGAEVITRRFGAEKVIATDIDPKQIEQAKKRLCPSLKDNVEFKIADVMALDEPSERFDAVFSFGVIHHTENWRKAIKEVGRVLKLEGEFFFDELLAPLLKSLPIRALTAHPEGGMFTLKELHEALISEGFDIITLRHIDGIIVFGACRKSRRLHEGN, encoded by the coding sequence GTGAAACTCAATATAATCGAGCGCCTTATAACGAACAGCCCTTTAAGGGCATTCCTCCAAAGGCACATAGAAGGGCCTATGCTAAAGAAGATGGCTGGCAAGGAGAATTATCCTTTGTGCCTTGAGATTGGATGCGGAAGGGGTGTAGGGGCAGAGGTAATAACCCGAAGGTTTGGTGCAGAAAAGGTTATTGCAACCGATATAGACCCTAAGCAGATAGAGCAGGCAAAAAAGCGCCTCTGCCCAAGCCTTAAAGACAATGTGGAATTCAAGATAGCTGATGTCATGGCATTAGATGAGCCATCGGAGAGATTCGATGCAGTCTTTTCCTTTGGCGTGATACATCATACAGAGAACTGGAGAAAGGCAATTAAAGAAGTAGGAAGGGTCTTAAAATTAGAAGGAGAGTTTTTCTTCGATGAGCTTCTTGCTCCACTTCTGAAAAGTCTTCCCATAAGGGCTCTTACAGCACATCCAGAAGGCGGAATGTTTACACTTAAGGAGCTCCATGAAGCCCTTATCTCCGAGGGCTTTGATATAATTACCCTGAGGCACATAGATGGTATAATAGTTTTTGGTGCATGTAGGAAATCGAGGAGGTTACATGAAGGTAATTGA
- a CDS encoding site-2 protease family protein has translation MNTLQTGSLRIATVMGIPIKVHFSWLIIFGLITWSLSTFYFPKAAPELPGFSYWLSGAMAALLLFISVALHELSHSFVALRYGISISGITLFIFGGVAEMKGEPQSPGVEIKMAIAGPISSFLLSVIFFLAYSVFDGQALKALFRYLSHLNLILGVFNLIPGFPMDGGRVVRAILWRKTGDFFYATKKAAGYGQKISMAFIIFGLFSIFIGFAGGLWFMLIGWFLYSAAQASSQRASFEEALRSIKVKDIMVKDIVTVATDMTVDTAVNEYFLKYGYGGFPVLENGKFLGILTLKEIKNVLKENWMNVRVSEIFIPHNKAWEAEEGDDAVKALEQMINMDKGRLIVMDREKMVGLITRNGIARYVQISREIRR, from the coding sequence TATCATATTCGGCTTGATTACATGGTCTTTGTCTACATTTTATTTTCCAAAGGCCGCTCCCGAGCTTCCTGGATTTTCATACTGGCTAAGTGGAGCTATGGCAGCACTTTTGCTTTTTATATCCGTTGCCCTTCATGAGCTTTCGCATTCTTTTGTTGCACTGAGATACGGCATTTCGATATCAGGCATCACCCTTTTTATCTTTGGAGGTGTGGCAGAGATGAAGGGTGAACCTCAGAGCCCGGGTGTAGAGATTAAGATGGCTATAGCAGGTCCTATTTCGAGTTTTCTTCTGTCGGTGATATTTTTTCTTGCTTATAGCGTCTTTGATGGTCAGGCACTAAAAGCCCTGTTTCGGTATCTTTCTCATCTGAACCTCATATTGGGTGTCTTTAATCTAATCCCCGGATTCCCTATGGATGGAGGCAGGGTCGTAAGGGCAATTCTCTGGAGAAAGACAGGAGATTTCTTTTACGCAACAAAAAAGGCCGCAGGCTATGGACAAAAAATCTCTATGGCATTTATAATCTTTGGTTTGTTTTCCATATTCATAGGGTTTGCAGGAGGGCTCTGGTTTATGCTCATAGGGTGGTTTCTTTATAGTGCGGCGCAGGCAAGCAGTCAGAGGGCAAGCTTTGAGGAGGCACTCAGAAGCATAAAGGTCAAAGACATAATGGTAAAGGACATTGTAACGGTTGCGACTGATATGACAGTGGACACCGCAGTGAATGAGTATTTCCTTAAGTATGGTTATGGCGGATTTCCTGTTTTAGAGAACGGAAAATTCCTCGGCATTCTAACACTAAAGGAGATAAAGAATGTCCTGAAAGAAAACTGGATGAATGTCAGGGTATCGGAAATCTTTATACCCCATAATAAGGCATGGGAGGCAGAGGAAGGAGACGATGCCGTAAAAGCCCTCGAGCAGATGATAAATATGGACAAGGGAAGATTGATTGTGATGGACAGAGAAAAGATGGTTGGGCTGATAACGAGAAACGGTATTGCAAGATATGTGCAGATATCGAGGGAAATCAGAAGGTAA